One window of the Rufibacter radiotolerans genome contains the following:
- a CDS encoding AAA family ATPase encodes MAFIKSLGVENFRTFNSMVSIELESINVLTGVNNSGKSSLSKLLLLIKDSFVDNKFLQNLDFAGKSHSLGDYQNAVFEQNSSEAISILVDFPIFKTDKYKIHLKYLPKKDVKSYKAECISLVVFEKSSNVELFSLARKSFSNEKVDHYFDSIQDSFDLFINISKFTQEVQFILKKIKEKEEENANWFKRVSSSSIEYLEDPKEQYGTKFEEFDFRVEKQYVDIHLSGPQYNFGSNETMLKLKTSIEEFLNLKLKDDIKFSSIFTGYDVDSLYGPESSLKDFNTLENAIYSLSFQNIRVIRKKEVKGKVVAVLLGLLFTDAFYVIKSFFTKNLNHLPLSRGELKRLHLGDGNILDRVITDLYFHERNEGFSLPKTFILEWIRKFGIDDFNDYEIKHFPEHDVCTFALLKTTGSPYKIVKRKVLADLGFGVAQLILLLSKIATLARQQGQYYGEYRELDCTPQLLIIEEPESHFHPKWQSLLADMLIDACDRFNIQFIIETHSEYFVRRLQYHVANETVSSECIRIYYINKNGPNNTLIKYMELGYNGSFREQFESGFFDELTTLYDEIKVVQEIQAYKNEIDEFKKRYNTDITCIVLTEDAEADDNINSNLGLVLKSNGFCMDKVKIKTYHTSGDLRLAAGMIKAYEDLDNVKLIVWHLDGDFEYTKKLATVEGLIAKQGLTKTMPFVTKYNDIEGYFINEKHIKYLCPTLKISLIRSLILKAQNELQEKSLKILIKRLSDNVEPAVLLYNSNPLIYSHTKSMVKKLNNLINQHLKLKNTLAILQYSPYLLDDKLKAYSKILV; translated from the coding sequence ATGGCATTTATCAAATCTTTAGGGGTTGAGAACTTTAGGACTTTTAATTCAATGGTTTCTATTGAATTAGAGTCAATAAATGTATTAACAGGTGTAAATAATTCGGGTAAAAGCTCATTGTCAAAATTATTACTCTTAATTAAAGATAGTTTTGTTGATAATAAATTTTTGCAAAATTTAGATTTTGCTGGAAAATCGCATAGTCTTGGAGATTATCAAAATGCGGTTTTCGAACAGAATAGTAGTGAGGCAATATCTATATTGGTTGATTTTCCAATATTTAAAACAGATAAGTATAAGATTCACTTAAAGTATTTGCCCAAAAAAGACGTAAAATCTTATAAAGCTGAGTGTATAAGTTTAGTAGTTTTCGAAAAGAGTAGTAATGTTGAGCTGTTTTCGCTGGCAAGGAAGAGTTTTTCCAATGAAAAAGTAGACCATTATTTCGATTCAATTCAAGATTCATTTGATTTATTTATTAATATTTCAAAATTTACTCAAGAGGTTCAATTTATTTTAAAAAAAATAAAGGAAAAAGAAGAGGAGAATGCAAATTGGTTTAAAAGAGTCTCTTCTAGTAGTATAGAGTATTTGGAAGACCCAAAGGAGCAATATGGGACAAAGTTTGAAGAATTTGATTTCAGAGTTGAGAAGCAATACGTAGATATACATTTAAGCGGTCCTCAGTATAATTTTGGCTCTAATGAAACAATGCTAAAATTGAAAACTTCAATTGAGGAGTTTTTGAATTTAAAATTAAAGGATGATATAAAATTTAGTTCAATATTTACAGGTTACGATGTTGACTCTTTATATGGTCCAGAGAGTTCATTAAAAGATTTTAATACATTAGAGAACGCAATTTATTCTTTGTCTTTTCAGAATATTCGGGTTATTAGAAAAAAGGAAGTAAAAGGTAAAGTGGTTGCTGTGCTTCTAGGTTTACTATTTACAGATGCATTTTATGTTATTAAGTCATTTTTTACTAAAAATTTAAATCATTTGCCTCTTTCAAGAGGAGAATTGAAAAGATTACATCTTGGTGATGGGAATATATTAGATAGAGTTATTACTGATTTATATTTTCATGAAAGGAACGAGGGTTTTTCCTTGCCTAAAACTTTTATTTTAGAATGGATTAGAAAATTTGGTATTGATGATTTTAATGATTACGAAATCAAGCATTTCCCAGAACATGATGTTTGTACTTTTGCCTTATTAAAAACTACTGGAAGTCCTTATAAAATTGTTAAAAGGAAAGTTTTAGCTGACTTGGGATTCGGTGTGGCCCAACTGATATTATTGCTGTCAAAAATAGCAACCCTTGCAAGACAACAGGGGCAATATTATGGAGAATATAGGGAACTCGATTGTACTCCTCAGCTTTTAATTATTGAAGAGCCAGAATCTCATTTTCACCCCAAATGGCAATCACTACTAGCTGATATGCTAATAGACGCTTGTGATAGATTTAATATCCAGTTTATAATTGAAACACACAGTGAGTATTTTGTCAGAAGGCTCCAATATCATGTTGCTAATGAAACTGTGTCTTCTGAATGCATTCGTATTTATTATATTAATAAAAATGGACCTAACAATACATTAATAAAATATATGGAGTTAGGTTACAATGGGTCGTTTAGAGAACAATTTGAAAGTGGTTTTTTTGATGAGTTGACGACCTTATATGATGAAATAAAGGTAGTGCAGGAGATTCAAGCTTATAAAAATGAGATTGATGAATTCAAAAAGCGTTATAATACTGATATTACTTGTATAGTGCTTACGGAGGATGCTGAGGCTGATGATAATATCAATTCAAATCTTGGTTTAGTGTTGAAATCAAATGGTTTCTGCATGGATAAAGTGAAAATTAAAACTTATCATACATCAGGTGATTTAAGACTGGCCGCTGGTATGATAAAAGCTTATGAGGATTTGGATAATGTCAAGTTAATTGTTTGGCATCTAGATGGAGATTTTGAATATACAAAGAAATTGGCCACAGTAGAAGGCCTTATTGCTAAGCAAGGGCTAACTAAAACAATGCCATTTGTAACTAAATATAACGATATTGAGGGGTACTTTATTAATGAGAAGCACATAAAGTATTTGTGTCCAACATTAAAAATATCTCTTATAAGGTCTTTGATATTAAAAGCTCAAAATGAATTGCAAGAAAAGAGTTTGAAAATACTTATAAAGAGACTATCGGATAATGTAGAGCCGGCAGTGTTGCTATATAATAGTAATCCTTTAATATATAGTCATACAAAAAGTATGGTTAAAAAGTTAAACAATTTAATTAATCAGCATTTGAAATTGAAGAATACTCTTGCTATTCTTCAATACTCGCCATACTTATTAGATGATAAGCTAAAGGCTTATTCAAAAATATTAGTATGA
- a CDS encoding TMEM175 family protein, translating to MNKGRLEAFSDGVMAIIITIMVLEIKVPHGTEWRALVPLLPVFLSYVLSFIYIGIYWNNHHHMLHSAAKVNGSILWANLHLLFWLSLIPFATGWMGENSFAPAATALYGGILLLCSIAYWVLEQTIIRKNGKDSLLAKAIGQDLKGKLSPLLYLTGIALSFWSPWAANGVYVLVALMWLIPDRRIERVYEEE from the coding sequence ATGAACAAAGGACGGCTAGAAGCATTTAGTGATGGCGTCATGGCCATCATCATCACCATTATGGTACTGGAGATAAAGGTACCGCACGGCACCGAGTGGCGCGCCCTGGTCCCGCTCTTGCCCGTATTCCTGAGCTACGTGCTCAGCTTCATCTACATTGGCATTTACTGGAACAACCACCACCACATGCTCCACAGCGCCGCCAAGGTGAACGGAAGTATTCTCTGGGCCAACCTTCACCTGCTTTTCTGGCTGTCTTTGATTCCCTTTGCCACCGGCTGGATGGGCGAAAACAGCTTCGCGCCGGCGGCTACGGCCTTGTATGGCGGCATCCTGCTCCTGTGCTCTATTGCCTATTGGGTGCTGGAGCAGACCATCATTAGAAAGAACGGCAAAGACTCCCTCCTCGCCAAAGCCATTGGCCAAGACCTGAAAGGCAAACTCTCCCCGCTCTTGTACCTGACCGGCATAGCCCTCTCCTTCTGGAGCCCCTGGGCCGCGAACGGTGTCTATGTGCTGGTGGCGTTGATGTGGTTGATACCGGATAGGAGGATTGAGCGGGTTTATGAGGAAGAGTGA
- a CDS encoding cache domain-containing protein — protein sequence METLEINSKETASLVSAPPENKDTSEVTRLVQDAVALVEKVGEAAFKDFKVPDSRWRQGETYVFVLDLEGNMLVHPEPDMEGKNQLDLKDLNGKSIVWGLIGATKAHPDKPEGWFHYQWPKPGELLPRWKSSYVHQAKAPNGKTYVIGSGMYDNRMEREFVADLVLNAVGEIEQHGKAAFPLFHDPKSQYLAKDAYIFVMDLEGNELVNPAFPTIEGRNILDYKDTKGKYLIKDILEIVNTKGEGWVDYMWPKPGESVSSQKSAYVHKALLDGKPMAVGCGVYLPDAPKGTKPAATMTAPELMNLVRQAADLLQQQGEEAYPQFREKNSKWLNDETYFFVLGFDGTRVFHAAEPTTEGINVLEQKDALGKPMIQMMLEAGASPGGEGWVHYQYPQPGYIFPTWKSTFVKQVTYPSGQTFIIGCGVYHLQLDKAMIEDLVNRAALLVAEKGQDAFGQLRDKTGPFYFMDTYVFVQTPEGVELVNPAQPSLEGKNLMKLKDLKGKEIVRIEISTAMTDGRAWLECYWYQPGSNTPALKQTYVQKVQAKDGKTYIVGSGLYGGDGPSSKDVKEKIQKSSWEAVHTEELTDLLKRQVLFGEKTTLARFQGKDGAEVERHQHVNEENTWVLSGTLKYVFDDREVVVRTGEIILVPPDVPHSVILLEDTDFVTLFSPGREDWLQGQDQYLRNQKKPTEQDHA from the coding sequence ATGGAAACACTAGAAATCAATTCTAAAGAGACAGCCTCTCTTGTAAGTGCCCCGCCAGAAAATAAAGACACAAGTGAGGTAACCAGGCTGGTGCAGGACGCCGTCGCCCTGGTGGAGAAGGTGGGCGAGGCGGCATTTAAGGATTTTAAGGTACCGGACAGCCGCTGGCGCCAGGGCGAGACGTATGTTTTTGTACTGGACCTGGAGGGAAACATGCTGGTGCACCCAGAGCCAGACATGGAAGGGAAAAACCAACTGGACCTAAAAGACCTGAACGGCAAATCCATTGTCTGGGGCCTGATAGGCGCCACCAAGGCGCACCCAGACAAACCGGAGGGCTGGTTCCACTACCAATGGCCCAAACCGGGTGAGCTCCTCCCCCGCTGGAAGAGCAGCTACGTGCACCAGGCAAAGGCCCCCAACGGGAAAACCTACGTGATTGGCAGCGGCATGTATGACAACCGCATGGAGCGCGAATTTGTGGCAGACCTGGTCCTGAACGCGGTGGGCGAGATAGAGCAGCATGGGAAAGCCGCCTTCCCGCTCTTCCATGACCCTAAAAGCCAGTACCTGGCCAAGGACGCTTATATCTTCGTGATGGACCTGGAGGGCAATGAGTTGGTAAACCCGGCTTTTCCAACCATAGAGGGTCGTAATATCCTGGACTATAAAGACACCAAGGGCAAGTACCTTATTAAGGATATTCTGGAGATTGTGAACACCAAAGGCGAGGGCTGGGTAGATTACATGTGGCCCAAACCCGGCGAGAGTGTCTCTAGCCAAAAATCGGCGTACGTGCACAAAGCCCTTTTGGACGGTAAACCGATGGCCGTGGGCTGCGGCGTTTACCTGCCAGATGCGCCTAAAGGCACCAAGCCTGCCGCCACCATGACCGCTCCGGAATTAATGAATCTGGTAAGGCAGGCCGCCGATTTGCTGCAGCAGCAAGGCGAAGAAGCGTACCCCCAGTTCAGGGAAAAAAACTCAAAATGGCTGAATGACGAAACCTACTTCTTTGTCTTAGGCTTTGACGGGACCCGGGTTTTCCATGCGGCAGAGCCAACCACCGAGGGAATAAACGTGCTGGAGCAGAAAGATGCCCTGGGCAAGCCTATGATTCAGATGATGCTGGAGGCGGGGGCCAGTCCGGGCGGTGAAGGGTGGGTCCACTACCAATACCCACAGCCAGGCTACATCTTCCCCACCTGGAAATCTACGTTTGTTAAGCAGGTCACCTACCCCTCTGGCCAGACCTTCATTATTGGTTGCGGCGTTTACCACCTGCAACTAGACAAAGCCATGATTGAGGATCTGGTGAACCGGGCGGCCTTGTTGGTAGCGGAAAAGGGGCAGGACGCCTTTGGTCAGCTACGGGATAAAACGGGCCCCTTCTATTTCATGGACACCTATGTTTTTGTGCAGACCCCCGAAGGTGTTGAACTGGTGAACCCCGCGCAACCCAGCCTGGAAGGAAAAAATCTGATGAAACTGAAGGACCTGAAAGGCAAGGAAATAGTAAGAATTGAAATATCAACGGCCATGACCGACGGCAGAGCTTGGCTGGAGTGCTATTGGTACCAACCCGGCTCTAATACGCCGGCGCTTAAGCAAACCTATGTACAAAAAGTGCAGGCGAAAGACGGCAAGACCTATATTGTGGGTTCCGGACTCTACGGCGGGGACGGCCCTTCCAGCAAAGACGTGAAAGAGAAGATACAGAAAAGCTCCTGGGAGGCAGTTCACACAGAGGAGCTGACAGACTTACTTAAGCGCCAGGTGCTCTTCGGGGAAAAGACTACCCTGGCCAGGTTCCAGGGGAAAGACGGAGCGGAAGTAGAACGCCACCAGCATGTAAACGAAGAAAATACCTGGGTACTTTCGGGGACCTTGAAATATGTCTTTGATGACCGCGAGGTGGTGGTGCGGACCGGTGAAATTATCCTGGTTCCGCCAGATGTTCCCCATTCTGTCATTTTACTGGAAGACACTGATTTTGTGACCCTCTTCTCCCCGGGCCGCGAAGACTGGCTACAGGGGCAGGACCAGTACCTGCGCAACCAGAAGAAACCCACGGAACAGGACCATGCCTGA